One region of Bosea sp. 29B genomic DNA includes:
- a CDS encoding ABC transporter substrate-binding protein → MLTRRHLLRAFTITAGLTVAALPALAEKVTVTDIVGRKVEVEAPVKRIILGEGRQMYFVGALDKDEPFKRVVGWRDDLGKADPETFRAYAKRYPEIAKLPTFGGMKEGAFDIEQAIALKPDVLFLNIEAKIASDEAKLVEKLASVGIPVVYVDFREKPFEHTEPSMRLIGKLFGKEQVAEDFIKFRAEQIKIVTDRLAGAKDLKRPLVMVERAGGYSDDCCMSFGNENFGKMVDFAGGRNLATPLIPGTFGTVNAEQIVAANPDVVIVTGSNWDGYVPGGNWVGLGYGADMTEARRKLTNLMKRPAFTQTAAVKNGRVHGIWHQFYNSPYQFVAIQEIAKWLHPELFKDLDPGATMKVLHERFLPLPYEPGLWVSLEAGK, encoded by the coding sequence ATGCTGACCCGCCGACATCTGCTGCGCGCCTTTACCATCACCGCAGGCCTGACCGTGGCGGCCCTGCCCGCGCTGGCCGAGAAGGTGACCGTCACCGACATCGTCGGCCGCAAGGTCGAGGTCGAAGCTCCGGTCAAGCGGATCATCCTCGGCGAAGGCCGGCAAATGTACTTCGTCGGCGCGCTCGACAAGGACGAGCCGTTCAAACGCGTCGTCGGCTGGCGCGACGATCTCGGCAAGGCCGATCCCGAGACCTTTCGCGCCTATGCGAAGCGCTATCCCGAGATCGCCAAGCTACCGACCTTCGGCGGCATGAAGGAAGGCGCCTTCGACATCGAGCAGGCGATCGCGCTCAAGCCCGACGTGCTCTTCCTCAACATCGAGGCCAAGATCGCCAGCGACGAGGCTAAGCTGGTCGAGAAGCTCGCCTCGGTCGGCATCCCCGTCGTCTATGTCGACTTCCGCGAGAAGCCGTTCGAGCACACCGAGCCGTCGATGCGACTGATCGGCAAGCTCTTCGGCAAGGAGCAGGTCGCCGAGGACTTCATCAAATTCCGCGCCGAGCAGATCAAGATCGTGACCGATCGCCTCGCCGGCGCCAAGGACCTGAAGCGCCCGCTCGTCATGGTCGAGCGTGCCGGCGGCTATTCCGACGATTGCTGCATGTCCTTCGGCAACGAGAACTTCGGCAAGATGGTCGATTTCGCCGGCGGCCGGAACCTGGCGACGCCGTTGATCCCCGGCACCTTCGGCACGGTCAATGCCGAGCAGATCGTCGCCGCCAACCCCGATGTCGTGATCGTCACCGGCAGCAACTGGGACGGCTATGTCCCGGGCGGCAACTGGGTCGGCCTCGGCTACGGTGCCGATATGACCGAGGCACGCCGCAAGCTGACCAATCTGATGAAGCGCCCGGCCTTCACCCAGACCGCCGCCGTCAAGAACGGCCGCGTCCACGGCATCTGGCACCAGTTCTACAACAGCCCCTACCAATTCGTGGCGATCCAGGAGATCGCGAAATGGCTGCATCCGGAGCTGTTCAAGGACCTCGACCCGGGCGCGACGATGAAGGTGCTGCACGAGCGCTTCCTGCCGCTGCCCTATGAGCCCGGCCTCTGGGTCTCGCTCGAGGCGGGCAAATGA
- a CDS encoding PBP1A family penicillin-binding protein, protein MEFRKASWTTRLKRLALSADSWIDASLYAAGHRAGEIYERIRSITDRLTVSGPKRLAAEFASEGLNVGIAGAIVMLMLAIPAFREGREEALKNQVFAVTFLDRYGSEIGHRGARHDDSLKLEEFPDHLLKAVLATEDRRFYDHFGIDVIGTFRAITVNARASGVVQGGSSLTQQLAKNLFLNNERSLDRKIKEAFLSLWLEYRLTKNEILKLYLDRAYMGGGTFGVAAAAEYYFGKSVKNVTLAEAAMLAGLFKAPTKFAPHVNLPAARARANDVLNAMVDAGFMTAGQVDSARRNPATPIDRKRDASPDYYLDWAFDEIRKLADDGKLGPERVLTVKTPHDPAIQKRADEAVESILRQHGPAYRARQAAAVIMDPDGAVRAIVGGRDYGVSQFNRATSSLRQPGSSFKPYVYAAAMSAGLYKPTTVVTDRPVCIGNWCPNNYGRSYAGSMPLTVALAKSINTIPVQMSIAIGKATGETHEARAARIGRMKIVETCRAMGLTTPLTDTVSLPIGAGEVTVIEQAAGYAVFASGGKRAKPYAAFDIRNSAGEEIYRHDRDEPQPAQVLSTQVAFEMNQMLSTVPTAGTGRRAALDGVVSAGKTGTTNGYKDAWYVGYTGNLVGAVWFGNDDSSETNNMTGGSLPAMTWKEIMAFAHQGIELKPIPGVTPQPGDAKAAVAKATDPAAAARASAGHMPRKSFEVLSSVGAMFKAVEVPRTARASVQVGAREAASGLTAIR, encoded by the coding sequence ATGGAGTTCAGGAAAGCGAGCTGGACGACCCGTCTCAAGCGCCTCGCGCTGAGCGCCGACTCGTGGATCGACGCCTCGCTCTATGCGGCCGGCCACCGCGCCGGCGAGATCTACGAACGCATCCGCAGCATCACCGACCGGCTGACCGTCAGCGGCCCGAAACGGCTCGCGGCCGAATTCGCCAGCGAGGGCCTGAACGTCGGCATCGCCGGCGCGATCGTGATGCTCATGCTGGCGATCCCCGCCTTCCGCGAAGGGCGCGAGGAGGCGCTGAAGAACCAGGTCTTCGCCGTCACCTTCCTCGACCGCTACGGTTCCGAGATCGGCCATCGCGGCGCCCGCCACGATGATTCGCTGAAGCTCGAGGAATTCCCCGACCACCTGCTCAAGGCGGTGCTGGCGACCGAAGACCGGCGCTTCTACGACCATTTCGGCATCGACGTGATCGGCACCTTCCGGGCGATCACCGTCAACGCCCGCGCCTCGGGCGTGGTCCAGGGCGGCTCCTCGCTGACCCAGCAATTGGCCAAGAACCTCTTCCTCAACAATGAGCGCTCGCTCGATCGCAAGATCAAGGAAGCCTTCCTCTCGCTCTGGCTGGAATACCGGCTGACCAAGAACGAGATCCTGAAGCTCTATCTCGACCGCGCCTATATGGGCGGCGGCACGTTCGGCGTCGCGGCGGCGGCCGAATACTATTTCGGCAAGTCGGTGAAGAACGTGACGCTGGCGGAGGCGGCGATGCTCGCCGGCCTGTTCAAGGCGCCGACAAAGTTCGCACCACATGTCAACCTGCCGGCCGCGCGGGCGCGCGCCAACGATGTGCTGAACGCCATGGTCGATGCCGGCTTCATGACCGCCGGCCAGGTCGATTCCGCCCGGCGCAACCCGGCGACGCCGATCGACCGCAAGCGCGATGCCAGCCCCGACTACTATCTCGACTGGGCCTTCGACGAGATCCGCAAGCTCGCCGATGACGGCAAGCTCGGCCCGGAGCGGGTGCTGACGGTCAAGACCCCGCATGACCCGGCGATCCAGAAGCGCGCCGACGAGGCGGTCGAGTCGATCCTGCGCCAGCACGGGCCGGCCTATCGCGCCAGGCAGGCGGCGGCGGTGATCATGGACCCGGACGGGGCAGTGCGCGCCATCGTCGGCGGGCGCGACTACGGCGTGAGCCAGTTCAACCGGGCGACATCGAGCCTACGCCAGCCCGGCTCCTCCTTCAAACCATACGTCTACGCGGCGGCGATGAGCGCCGGGCTCTACAAGCCGACCACTGTTGTCACCGACCGGCCGGTCTGCATCGGCAACTGGTGCCCGAATAATTACGGGCGCTCCTATGCCGGTTCGATGCCGCTGACGGTCGCGCTGGCGAAGTCGATCAATACGATCCCGGTGCAGATGTCGATCGCGATCGGCAAAGCGACCGGCGAGACGCACGAGGCCCGCGCCGCCCGAATCGGCCGGATGAAGATCGTCGAGACCTGCCGCGCCATGGGCCTGACCACGCCGCTGACTGACACGGTTTCGCTGCCGATCGGCGCCGGCGAGGTCACCGTGATCGAACAGGCCGCCGGCTATGCCGTCTTCGCCAGTGGCGGCAAGCGCGCCAAGCCCTATGCCGCCTTCGACATCCGCAACTCGGCCGGCGAGGAGATCTACCGCCACGACCGCGACGAGCCACAGCCGGCGCAGGTGCTGAGCACGCAGGTCGCCTTCGAGATGAACCAGATGCTTTCGACCGTTCCGACGGCCGGCACCGGCCGGCGCGCCGCGCTCGACGGCGTCGTCAGTGCCGGCAAGACCGGCACGACCAATGGCTACAAGGACGCCTGGTATGTCGGCTACACCGGCAACCTCGTCGGCGCGGTGTGGTTCGGCAACGACGATTCCTCCGAGACCAACAACATGACCGGCGGTTCGCTGCCGGCGATGACCTGGAAGGAGATCATGGCCTTCGCGCATCAGGGCATCGAGCTGAAGCCGATCCCGGGCGTGACGCCGCAGCCGGGCGACGCCAAGGCGGCGGTGGCGAAGGCCACCGACCCGGCCGCCGCGGCGCGCGCCAGCGCCGGCCATATGCCGCGCAAATCCTTCGAGGTCCTCTCCTCGGTCGGCGCGATGTTCAAGGCGGTCGAGGTGCCGCGGACCGCCCGGGCTTCCGTCCAGGTCGGGGCCCGCGAGGCCGCGTCCGGCCTCACCGCCATACGCTAG
- a CDS encoding amino acid ABC transporter substrate-binding protein, producing the protein MRRLFVGLIAVFGCLVGAAASAQTQSNALTGTLKKARDAGAVTIGYREASFPFSYLDARREPIGYSIDLCRLIVDAMSDELGRELQLKWVPVTSASRFDALTRGEIDLECGSTTQNRERQAIAAFSPVTFVAGTKLMVRKDAGIRSFRDLSGKTVVVTAGTTNEKAMNDLQTRFKTGATIVTTPDHDQSFAQFMAGKADAYAGDDILLYGMIARAKAEDKVMVVGDFLSYDPYGIMFRRDDPAMAVLVDKMFRSIAESRELEHSYNRWFMHKLPGGERLRLPMSAQLESLFGTLSAKPD; encoded by the coding sequence ATGCGACGGCTCTTTGTCGGCCTGATCGCCGTGTTCGGGTGCCTCGTCGGGGCCGCAGCCTCGGCGCAGACCCAGTCGAATGCGCTCACCGGCACGCTGAAGAAGGCGCGCGATGCCGGGGCGGTGACCATCGGCTATCGTGAGGCCTCTTTCCCCTTCTCCTATCTCGACGCCAGGCGCGAGCCGATCGGCTATTCGATCGATCTTTGCCGATTGATCGTCGATGCGATGAGCGACGAGCTCGGCCGCGAGCTGCAGCTGAAATGGGTTCCGGTGACCTCGGCCTCGCGCTTCGACGCGCTGACCAGGGGCGAGATCGACCTCGAATGCGGCTCGACCACGCAGAATCGCGAGCGGCAGGCGATCGCAGCCTTCTCGCCGGTGACCTTCGTTGCCGGCACCAAGCTCATGGTCCGCAAGGATGCCGGCATCCGCTCCTTCCGCGATCTCAGCGGGAAGACCGTGGTCGTGACCGCCGGCACCACCAATGAGAAGGCGATGAACGATCTCCAAACGCGCTTCAAGACCGGCGCCACGATCGTCACCACGCCGGACCATGACCAGTCCTTCGCGCAGTTCATGGCCGGCAAGGCCGACGCCTATGCCGGTGACGACATCCTGCTCTACGGCATGATCGCGCGCGCCAAGGCCGAGGACAAGGTGATGGTCGTCGGCGATTTCCTCTCCTACGACCCCTACGGCATCATGTTCCGCCGCGACGATCCCGCGATGGCGGTCCTGGTCGACAAGATGTTCCGCAGCATCGCCGAAAGCCGCGAGCTCGAGCACAGCTATAACCGCTGGTTCATGCACAAGCTGCCGGGCGGCGAGCGCCTGCGCCTGCCGATGAGCGCGCAGCTCGAATCGCTCTTCGGAACGCTGAGCGCGAAGCCGGACTAA
- a CDS encoding alpha-hydroxy acid oxidase: MRLNACHNFHDFRTLARKRLPGPIFNYIDGGADDEVTLRRNSESFERCDLVPSVLRGVSSLDTSVTVMGQKLAVPFYCSPTALQRLFHHQGERAVAAAAARYGTMFGVSSLGTISLEELRKAHSGPQVYQFYFHKDRGLNRAMMERAKEAGVNVMMLTVDSITGGNRERDLRTGFSIPFRLNLAGITQFAIKPQWALNYLTHEKFSLPQLDSHVDMGGGVMSISRYFTEMLDPAMTWDDVAEMVRLWSGQFCLKGIMSMADAKRAVEIGCTGIILSNHGGRQLDGSRAAFDQLAEIVDAVGDKIDVIMDGGIQRGTHVLKALSLGAKAVGVGRYYLYPLAAAGQPGVERALGQLKTEVERGMKLMGVTSLDQLSRENLRFR, encoded by the coding sequence ATGCGCCTGAACGCCTGCCACAATTTCCATGACTTCCGCACCCTCGCCAGGAAGCGGCTGCCGGGCCCGATCTTCAACTACATCGATGGCGGGGCCGACGATGAAGTCACTCTGCGGCGAAATTCCGAGAGTTTCGAGCGTTGCGACCTCGTTCCGAGCGTCCTGCGCGGCGTGAGCAGCCTCGATACGTCCGTCACCGTGATGGGCCAGAAGCTCGCCGTGCCGTTCTACTGCTCGCCGACAGCCCTTCAGCGCCTCTTCCACCATCAGGGCGAGCGTGCCGTCGCCGCGGCGGCAGCGCGCTATGGCACCATGTTCGGCGTCTCCTCGCTCGGCACGATCAGCCTCGAGGAGCTGCGCAAGGCCCATAGCGGCCCGCAGGTCTACCAGTTCTACTTCCACAAGGATCGCGGCCTGAACCGGGCGATGATGGAGCGCGCCAAGGAGGCCGGCGTCAATGTGATGATGCTGACCGTCGACAGCATCACCGGCGGCAATCGCGAGCGCGACCTGCGCACCGGCTTCTCGATCCCGTTCCGGCTCAACCTTGCCGGCATCACCCAGTTCGCGATCAAGCCGCAATGGGCGTTGAACTACCTCACCCACGAGAAATTCAGCCTGCCGCAGCTCGACAGCCATGTCGACATGGGCGGTGGCGTGATGTCGATCAGCCGCTATTTCACCGAGATGCTCGACCCGGCGATGACCTGGGACGACGTCGCCGAGATGGTCAGGCTCTGGTCCGGCCAGTTCTGCCTGAAGGGCATCATGTCGATGGCGGACGCGAAGCGTGCCGTCGAGATCGGCTGCACCGGCATCATCCTCTCCAACCATGGCGGCCGGCAGCTCGACGGCTCGCGCGCCGCCTTCGACCAGCTCGCCGAGATCGTCGACGCGGTCGGCGACAAGATCGACGTGATCATGGATGGCGGCATCCAGCGCGGCACCCATGTGCTGAAGGCGCTGTCGCTCGGCGCCAAAGCCGTCGGCGTCGGGCGCTATTACCTCTACCCGCTCGCGGCGGCCGGGCAGCCCGGCGTCGAGCGGGCGCTGGGCCAGCTCAAGACCGAAGTCGAGCGCGGCATGAAGCTGATGGGCGTGACCAGCCTCGACCAGCTGTCGCGCGAGAATTTGCGGTTCAGGTAG
- a CDS encoding ABC transporter ATP-binding protein, with protein MKRLTLRDVGVAYGKRQILSGITTPTMTGGEVVAVIGPNAAGKSSLFRRIAGLIPGAGKIQVESTTGKTPCYLPQDTAVNAVLTVYESILLARKQGGSWGVGDDELAAIDEALHALDIADLAFRGLGELSGGQRQLVSIAQTLVRRPEIMLLDEPTSALDLHRQFEVLSLVGRLARERQICVLIAIHDLNQALRIADKVMVLSQGRLAAFGAPREIITPALLEEVYGVVARVEANEGETPFIVVHGSARRRSRGDAQLAPAQAAE; from the coding sequence GTGAAGCGCCTGACACTCCGCGATGTCGGCGTCGCTTATGGCAAGCGCCAGATCCTCTCGGGGATCACGACGCCGACCATGACCGGCGGCGAGGTCGTCGCCGTGATCGGCCCCAACGCCGCCGGCAAGTCGAGCCTGTTCCGCCGCATCGCCGGACTGATCCCCGGCGCCGGCAAGATCCAGGTCGAAAGTACGACCGGCAAGACGCCCTGCTACCTGCCGCAGGATACTGCGGTGAACGCGGTGCTGACCGTCTACGAATCGATCCTGCTCGCCCGCAAGCAGGGCGGCTCCTGGGGCGTTGGCGACGACGAGCTCGCCGCAATCGACGAGGCCCTGCACGCGCTCGACATCGCCGACCTCGCCTTCCGCGGCCTCGGCGAGCTCTCGGGCGGTCAGCGCCAGCTTGTCTCGATTGCCCAGACCTTGGTGCGCCGGCCCGAGATCATGCTGCTCGACGAGCCGACCAGCGCGCTCGACCTGCACCGCCAGTTCGAGGTGCTGAGCCTCGTCGGCCGGCTGGCGCGCGAGCGGCAGATCTGCGTGCTGATCGCGATCCACGACCTCAACCAGGCGCTGCGCATCGCCGACAAGGTGATGGTGCTGTCGCAGGGCCGGCTCGCCGCCTTCGGCGCCCCGCGCGAGATCATCACGCCGGCTTTGCTCGAAGAGGTCTACGGCGTCGTCGCGCGGGTCGAGGCGAACGAAGGCGAGACTCCCTTCATCGTTGTCCACGGCTCCGCCCGCAGGCGCAGCCGCGGCGATGCGCAGCTTGCCCCTGCCCAGGCAGCGGAATAA
- a CDS encoding YcgN family cysteine cluster protein: protein MADAMTDSTPFWRSKTLEEMTEAEWESLCDGCGRCCLVKLEDDDTGKIHATDIGCRLFDAATCRCHDYANRSKTVPDCVTLTPEAVRTLPWLPPTCAYRLLGEGKDLPWWHPLVSGDPETVIAAGVSVRGKVHANEDEVAEEEIVERIVAWPLRWPKAARGKG from the coding sequence ATGGCCGACGCAATGACCGACAGCACGCCCTTCTGGCGCAGCAAGACGCTCGAGGAGATGACCGAGGCGGAGTGGGAGTCGCTCTGCGACGGCTGCGGTCGCTGCTGCCTGGTCAAGCTCGAGGATGACGACACCGGCAAGATCCACGCCACCGATATCGGCTGCCGCCTGTTCGACGCCGCGACCTGCCGTTGCCACGACTATGCCAATCGCTCGAAGACGGTGCCCGACTGCGTCACGCTCACGCCCGAGGCGGTGCGCACGCTGCCCTGGCTGCCGCCGACCTGCGCCTACCGGCTGCTCGGGGAGGGCAAGGACCTGCCCTGGTGGCACCCGCTCGTCTCAGGCGACCCTGAGACCGTCATCGCGGCGGGCGTGTCCGTCAGGGGCAAGGTCCACGCCAACGAGGACGAGGTCGCCGAGGAGGAGATCGTCGAGCGCATCGTCGCCTGGCCGCTGCGCTGGCCGAAGGCGGCACGCGGCAAGGGCTGA
- a CDS encoding class I SAM-dependent methyltransferase → MSDSSLSPGLPTPGANYSLKEEIRTYWSGRAASFDQQVGHAIKSDAELAAFQSLLRQSFGAEPREVLDLACGTGEITRALLSLGHKVTALDFSEEMLARARAKHGDKARILAGDAERLLDDDGTYDALVTRHLVWTLTDPEAAFAEWFRVLKPGGKLLVIDGDWINRSWLQQMLNRAATFLRERAGAAPHAADRDAFDSITKRFFFRDGLSFERLGTMLRQAGFARIEAADYAQVVRAQQRNAALHDALRLASSTRFAVLATKG, encoded by the coding sequence ATGTCAGACAGCAGCCTTTCCCCTGGCCTTCCTACCCCGGGCGCCAACTACTCCCTCAAGGAGGAGATCCGGACCTATTGGTCCGGCCGGGCCGCCAGCTTCGACCAGCAGGTCGGCCACGCCATCAAGTCGGACGCCGAGCTCGCCGCCTTCCAGTCGCTGCTGCGGCAATCCTTCGGCGCGGAGCCGCGCGAGGTCCTCGATCTCGCCTGCGGCACCGGCGAGATCACCCGCGCCTTGCTCTCGCTCGGCCACAAGGTCACGGCACTCGACTTCTCCGAGGAGATGCTGGCCCGCGCCCGCGCCAAGCATGGCGACAAGGCCCGTATCCTCGCCGGCGATGCCGAGCGCCTGCTCGACGACGACGGGACCTATGATGCGCTGGTGACCCGCCATCTGGTCTGGACGCTGACCGACCCGGAAGCGGCCTTCGCCGAATGGTTCCGGGTGCTGAAGCCCGGTGGCAAGCTGCTCGTCATCGACGGCGACTGGATCAACCGCTCGTGGCTGCAGCAGATGCTGAACCGCGCCGCGACATTCCTGCGCGAACGCGCCGGCGCCGCCCCGCACGCGGCCGATCGCGACGCCTTCGACTCGATCACCAAGCGCTTCTTCTTCCGCGACGGCCTGAGCTTCGAGCGGCTCGGCACGATGCTGCGCCAGGCCGGCTTCGCCCGTATCGAAGCCGCCGATTATGCGCAGGTGGTCAGGGCGCAGCAGCGCAACGCCGCCCTGCACGACGCGCTCCGGCTGGCCTCCTCGACGCGCTTCGCGGTGCTGGCAACGAAGGGCTGA
- a CDS encoding DUF1214 domain-containing protein, with protein sequence MRILPLAYVIALGAGLGLTSARYAVAERPWFGRAQVGAWTSWPNSGARDIDPYMRAYLARGVHLPLGAGEGLELIAGEDDAGQALDARCRYLVSGATPPARGWSLGVADPRGRPLQLPIERESFTDAEIIRGERGGMRIALATTPETGNWLPLPAGGRFQLRLRLYDTPISSHAGELRPDTLPRITRVDCR encoded by the coding sequence ATGCGCATCCTCCCGCTGGCCTATGTGATCGCACTCGGGGCGGGCCTCGGCCTGACCTCCGCCCGCTATGCGGTGGCGGAACGACCCTGGTTCGGCCGCGCCCAGGTCGGCGCCTGGACGAGCTGGCCGAACAGCGGCGCGCGCGACATCGATCCCTATATGCGGGCCTATCTGGCGCGCGGCGTGCACCTGCCGCTCGGCGCCGGCGAGGGGCTGGAGCTGATCGCCGGTGAAGACGACGCCGGGCAGGCGCTCGATGCGCGCTGCCGCTATCTCGTCAGCGGGGCGACACCGCCGGCGCGCGGCTGGTCGCTCGGCGTCGCCGATCCGAGGGGCCGGCCCCTGCAGCTGCCGATCGAGCGCGAAAGCTTCACCGATGCCGAGATCATCCGCGGCGAGCGCGGCGGCATGCGCATCGCGCTGGCGACGACGCCCGAGACCGGCAACTGGCTGCCCCTGCCGGCAGGAGGGCGCTTCCAGCTGCGCCTGCGCCTCTACGACACGCCGATTTCGAGCCATGCCGGCGAGCTCAGGCCCGATACCCTGCCCCGCATCACCAGGGTCGACTGCCGGTGA
- a CDS encoding iron ABC transporter permease, whose translation MTQQAEVSRSAQGRDAYRALALRRKLILAGFAAVLLACLIVDLMLGPARYSVSEVVNALLSPSTAPAAVRVVIWDIRLPVALMAVVTGAALAIAGAQMQTVLNNPLASPFTLGISAAASFGAALALVFGVSIVPLAIDYVVPLNAFVMAMGASLLIHLLSQRRGVTTETVVLLGIALVFTFNALLALLQFFASEQALGAVVFWMMGSLTKANWHKLAITSAVLVVCIPLFARQAWALTTLRLGDEKAASFGINVKRLRLETMLLVALLASVPVAFVGTIGFIGLVGPHIARMVIGEDQRFFMPASALAGAAVLSASSVVSKSLIPGLIFPISIVTALVGVPFFFSLILTSRKRSW comes from the coding sequence GTGACCCAGCAAGCGGAGGTCTCGCGTAGCGCCCAGGGGCGCGACGCCTATCGGGCGCTGGCGCTGCGCCGCAAGTTGATCCTTGCGGGCTTTGCCGCCGTTTTGCTGGCCTGCCTGATCGTCGACCTGATGCTCGGCCCGGCCCGCTACAGCGTGAGCGAGGTGGTCAACGCGCTGCTCTCGCCCTCGACCGCGCCGGCAGCCGTCCGGGTGGTGATCTGGGACATCCGCCTGCCGGTTGCGCTGATGGCGGTCGTCACCGGCGCCGCGCTCGCGATCGCCGGCGCGCAGATGCAGACCGTCCTGAACAACCCGCTCGCCAGCCCGTTCACGCTCGGCATCTCGGCCGCAGCGAGTTTCGGGGCCGCGCTGGCGCTGGTTTTCGGCGTCTCGATCGTGCCGCTCGCCATCGACTATGTCGTGCCGCTCAACGCCTTCGTGATGGCGATGGGCGCCTCGCTGCTGATCCACCTTTTGAGCCAGCGCCGCGGCGTCACCACCGAGACGGTGGTGCTGCTCGGCATCGCGCTGGTCTTCACCTTCAATGCCCTGCTGGCACTGCTGCAATTCTTCGCCTCGGAGCAGGCGCTCGGGGCCGTCGTGTTCTGGATGATGGGCTCGCTGACCAAGGCGAACTGGCACAAGCTCGCCATCACCTCGGCCGTGCTCGTCGTCTGTATCCCGCTGTTCGCACGCCAGGCCTGGGCGCTGACGACGCTTCGGCTCGGTGACGAGAAGGCGGCGAGCTTCGGCATCAACGTCAAGCGCCTGCGGCTCGAGACCATGCTGCTCGTCGCCCTGCTCGCGTCGGTCCCCGTCGCCTTTGTCGGCACGATCGGCTTCATCGGCCTGGTCGGCCCGCATATCGCCCGCATGGTGATCGGCGAGGACCAGCGCTTCTTCATGCCGGCTTCGGCGCTCGCCGGCGCGGCCGTGCTCTCGGCCTCATCCGTGGTCAGCAAGTCGCTGATCCCCGGGTTGATCTTCCCGATCAGCATCGTCACCGCGCTGGTTGGTGTGCCGTTCTTCTTCAGCCTGATCCTGACAAGCCGGAAACGCTCATGGTGA
- a CDS encoding dicarboxylate/amino acid:cation symporter — translation MAAAAETKKRPPITMYVLIGMILGVIVGYMCNTNYPDPKVAGQIADNINIITTVFLRLIKMIIGPLVLTTLIVGIAHMGDTSSIGRVGIKALGWFMVASLISLALGLILANLLQPGHNIGLPLPDVGAATNLKTSSFTLKDFITHLVPKSVAEALATNEILQIVVFSLFAGVALASMGETGKALTEMIDQMAHLMLKITGMVMYFAPIAVFAAVASTITTQGLGILVTFAKFMGSFYLGLFLLWGLMVLVGFLILGPSVARLVSLVKEPFLISFSTASSEAAYPKMLEALDRFGVSRKISSFMLPMGYSFNLDGSMMYCTFAVLFIAQAYGIELSWGTQISMMLLLMLTSKGMAGVPRASLVVIAATLNQYNIPEAGLLLIMGVDQFLDMGRSATNAVGNSIAVASVAKWEGQLGEPVDDPAVAGASAALAGQAA, via the coding sequence ATGGCAGCCGCGGCGGAAACCAAGAAACGGCCACCGATCACCATGTACGTGCTGATCGGCATGATCCTCGGCGTCATCGTCGGCTATATGTGCAATACGAACTACCCTGACCCGAAGGTCGCCGGGCAGATCGCCGACAACATCAATATCATCACCACCGTGTTCCTGCGGCTGATCAAGATGATCATCGGCCCGCTGGTGCTCACGACCCTGATCGTCGGCATCGCCCATATGGGCGACACCTCCTCGATCGGCCGTGTCGGCATCAAGGCGCTGGGCTGGTTCATGGTCGCCTCGCTGATCTCGCTGGCGCTCGGGCTCATCCTGGCGAACCTCCTCCAGCCCGGTCACAATATAGGCCTGCCGCTGCCGGATGTCGGCGCCGCGACCAATCTCAAGACCTCCTCCTTCACGCTGAAGGATTTCATCACCCATCTCGTGCCGAAATCGGTGGCCGAGGCGCTCGCCACCAACGAGATCCTGCAGATCGTGGTGTTCTCGCTCTTCGCCGGCGTCGCGCTCGCCTCGATGGGCGAGACCGGCAAGGCCCTGACCGAGATGATCGATCAGATGGCCCATCTGATGCTGAAGATCACCGGCATGGTGATGTATTTCGCGCCGATCGCGGTGTTCGCCGCCGTCGCTTCGACCATCACCACCCAGGGGCTCGGCATCCTCGTCACCTTCGCCAAGTTCATGGGCTCGTTCTATCTTGGCCTGTTCTTGCTCTGGGGGCTGATGGTTCTCGTCGGCTTCCTGATCCTGGGGCCGAGCGTTGCCAGGCTCGTCAGCCTGGTCAAGGAGCCGTTCCTGATCTCCTTCTCGACGGCGAGCTCGGAGGCGGCCTATCCGAAGATGCTGGAGGCGCTCGACCGCTTCGGCGTCAGCCGCAAGATCTCCAGCTTCATGCTGCCGATGGGCTATTCCTTCAACCTCGACGGCAGCATGATGTACTGCACCTTCGCCGTGCTGTTCATCGCCCAAGCCTATGGCATCGAACTGTCCTGGGGCACGCAGATCTCGATGATGCTGCTGCTCATGCTGACCTCGAAGGGCATGGCCGGCGTGCCGCGCGCCTCGCTGGTCGTCATCGCCGCGACCCTGAACCAGTACAACATTCCCGAAGCCGGGCTGCTGCTGATCATGGGCGTCGACCAGTTCCTCGACATGGGCCGCTCCGCCACCAACGCCGTCGGCAATTCGATCGCGGTGGCGAGCGTCGCCAAATGGGAGGGGCAGCTCGGCGAGCCGGTCGACGATCCGGCTGTCGCCGGAGCTTCGGCAGCTCTCGCCGGGCAGGCTGCCTGA